Part of the Phacochoerus africanus isolate WHEZ1 chromosome 8, ROS_Pafr_v1, whole genome shotgun sequence genome is shown below.
TGATAATCATAAGTTACGGGCAGCAGATGGCAGTATCATAACatatttttaccctttttttaaaaaatgatttccatttattttttccattatagctggttgatagtattttgtcaattttcaactgtacagcaaattgacccagtcgcatatgcatgtatacattcttttttctcacattatcatgcttcattataagtgactagatatagtttccagtgctatacagcagggtctcattgctaatccattccaaaggcaatagtgtgcatctattacccaaattcccagtccgtcccactccctccccctccccctcggcaaccacaagcctgctctCTAAGTGCATGAATtacttttctatggaaaggttcctttgtgccatatattagattccaggtataagtgatatcatatgctatttgtctttctctttctgacttatttcacttaggatgagaatttttaaccttttaaaaaatatgttgctATCAGTCCCCAAATCTAGTCTTTCAACATATACAgtgcacacgcgcgcgcgcacacacacacacacacacacacacacacacaaaacatgccATGCAGATGCCCTTTTGCTGATATGTGTTATATGTCCATAGCATTCACAAAATCCACAAATCTTATTTCTTGCAAGCACATTCACTTGTCTGTTTTCACAGATAAGTAtattatctgaaaataaatgatttcatttttgctTACACACAGTTTTCCCATGGATAATGTTTTATGTCCCCAAGTTTATGGCACAACACGCTCACTCTATATTAAAGTGACAGGTGCCTTTATATCTACTTTTctgacataaaaacaaatgagtcTTCTGTTTCCATCCAGAGATGGAGCCATTCTCCTTTTCATTACCTGAACTTGTCATGGTGCAGGTTCCTGAAGTATTTGACTGTCAGCAGAGCATGTACATGCGTTAAGACATCTAAACTTAATTCCTAGTTGATCGTGCTCTGTAGAATAAagcttttcaaataaatggaatcttgttaaaatgacaGTATAAAATACCACCAGTCTAAAACCATATGTCAAGTTATGAAATCAAAACTAGCTATAGATCTGGATCATAATTTGAGCACAGCTAACTAGCTTTGGGGCAGAGCCTGGTGGGTCAGTGCCCTGTGTTTAATAGACCACACTCTTGCACAGAGTTTGAAGTCCTTACTCTGCCCTACACAGCACATGTCAACAgatacctaacctctctgtgttaCCATTCCCTCTAGAATTAAAGTTACAGGTGTCCCAGGCTCATGGATTTGTAAAGAATGAAGTGAAAATCATGTGGAGATTCTTCAGTGAGTAACTTTATATGTAAGCGCCCTTAAACATCACACATTCAAAATTTCAAGGCTGCCAGTACCAGGAAAAACATGAAGTAAACTTTTCTAAATGGGAATTAATGGTCAGGGGAGACTGTTGGATTCAGCTGGCAGGACACATGCAGCACCTGCTTCATATCCCCACCCAGGACCTTCTAAGTCACAAGACAAACATTAGTGGCTGTGAGCTGGGAGGATGGCCAGCAGGAATGTGACCATAGATGTGATCTTCTTAACACAGACTGTGGTTGGACTCCTGGGGAATTTCTCCCTTCTTTGCCATTATATCAACCTTTACTTCACTGGGTGCAGGTCACGGTCCACAGACGTGATTCTTCAGCACCTGATTGTGGCCAACTTCTTGGCCCTTCTCTCTAAAGGAGTCCCCCAGACCATGGCAGCATTTGGGTGCAAATTTTCCCCCAGTGATTTTGGATgcaaacttattttctttcttcaccgAGTGGGGAGGGGAGTGTCCATGGGGAGCATCTGCCTCTTGAGTGTCTTTCAGGTGATCACGATCAGCCCCCAGAACTCCAGGTGGGCAGAGCTTAAAGCAAAAGCTCCCCAGCACATTGTTCCCTCGATGTGCCTGTGCTGGATGCTCCAAATGCTGGTCAATGTCATTTTTCCTCTCTATGTAAATGGCAAATTGAGTGACAAAAACCTAACGAAGACTAGAGATTTGGGATACTGTTCTGCTGTTTGTCATAACAGAACTAATGATACATTGTATGCATTACTGCTGTTACTCCCTGATGTTTCATGTTTGGGTCTCATGCTCTGGGCCAGCGCCTCCATGGTTTTCCTCCTGTACAGACATAAGCAGCAGGTCCAGCACATTCGCAGGAACATCATCTCCCCCAGGTCCTCGCCTGAGTCCAGAGCTACCCGAACCATCCTTCTCCTGGTGAGCAGCTTTGTCTATTTTTACACTCTTTCCTCCATCTTTCaagttattttgactttttttgatAATCCCAGCTGGTTCCTTGTAAAAATTTCTGCAATCATGGCTGCGTGGTTCCCAACAGTGAGCCCCTTTCTGCTCATGAGCCGTGACTCCACTGTACACAGTCTCTACTTTGCCTGGATAAGGAATGCAAAATCACCAGCTATTATAAGAAGTATGCAAATTGTATATCTTTCTACAATGCACAGTTTCCAATTGTTCATTCACTTGCTCATTCATCTCTAAGTCctaaaaaattttgaatttcaaaagagAGAATAGGTCATAATGAacatctttttcaaaataaaaacttgtaaCCGTATTGTCATGAAATACACGTATCTTGTAAAGAATTCTCGGATTGACGAGTTTCTAATACTTTCAGAAAAGGCATTCAGAATTTACAGaataataattcaaaaggatCTGTGTATTGTGAACTGCGCAGTTGTGTAGTCTTTGATCTAAAACATCTTTTCCCAGGAATGAAATAAGTTGTGGGCTTGTACACAAAGGTATACATGAACATGGATCCGTGTGTGCAGGGGTCATTGATGAAGGTGAAGAAATCAATGTCCTCTCAGTGTAGACAATAGCCTGGTGTGGAGCCAGAGGTCCAATCACCCTAAGCCAGTAGAGCCTTTGGGAAGCTGCTATGAATTTTAAAGATAACATCCTCAATAGATGGCAAGGATCTATTGGAAACAGGAGGTTTTGAAGGGAGATtagtatgtttaaatattttcatgtagaGACAACAAGGTTGAAGGGAAGtgctgcagaagaaaaaaaaacaaaattaagttacatctgattttataaatagaaatatatttgacataaaatatttgtaaatcgaGTGTGTGCCAGTTACTGTTCCATTCACATATTGTAATGTATTGCTATGGTTCCATAATAAGCACCTCTATctcattatatcattctttttaaatttaaatttttttctcttgcagtttgttgatttacagtataaTATTAATTTTGGTTGTAAGacatagtaattcaatatttataagattgtactccatttaaagttactatAAACTACTGGCTCTGTTCCATGTACCGTAAAATCTGTCCCagtagcttgtttattttatgtttagtaGTTTCAAGATCTCCCTCCTTTACCCTATCTAACACctactcccttttctctctccagccGTAACCACTGGTTTCTcgtctatatctgtgagtctgtttctcttagttttattgatccaCTGGTTTCATTCTATAGATTGAATATATGTGATAACAAccaaatttgtctttctctttctggcttgttTCAGTAAGCATGATATCCTCAGAATCTATCCAGGTTGTTGCGCATggcaatttttcattctttttttggtgataAGTACAGCCTtttacatacgtgtgtgtgtgtgtgtgtgtgtgtatgcatgtgtgttcaGCACATCTTTATTGATAGATCTGTTGATGGTCAcgtaggtggcttccatgtcttggctattttaagtaATGCTCATAGGCACATTGggttgcaaatatcttttttatatataatgatttttttccattatagctggtttacagtgttctgtcaactttctactgtgtagcgtggtgacccagttatgtatacatgtatacattctcttttctcacattatcatgctccatcataagtgaccagacatagttcccaatgctacatgggagaatctcattgctaatccattccaaaggcaatagtctgcatatattaaccccaggctccctgtccgttccactccctccccctcccccttggcaactaacaagtctgttctccaagtccatgattttcttttctgtggaaaggttcatttgtgccatatattaaattccagatataagtgatgtcatatggtatttgtctttctctttctgacttatttcactcagtatgagattctctagttccatccatgttgctgcaaatggcattattttgttcttttttatggctgagtagtattccattgtgtatatataccacatcatcctaatctaatcatctgtcaatggacatttgggttgtttccatgtcttggctattgtgcatagtgctgcaatgaacatgtgggtacatgtgtatttttcaaggaaagttttgtccggatatatgcccaagagtggggttgctgggtcatatggtagttctatgtagagttttctaaggtatctaatattaattttttatcagtcatatgcttttaaaatttttttattttataatttatcttttccttttgtccaTATTTTTCTTCACTGTGTAAAAGCTTTCCAGTTTTAATTAGgtctcctttgcttattttttgcttttatttccttcattttagaaGAGAGACCCAAAAAactattgctataatttatgttagagagtattctgcctatgtttccttctagatgttttatggtttctggacTATACTTGGGTTTTAAAtcaattttgtgtttattttttattgccgCTTCCAGCACTGCAGAGCAAGGGCGAATCCTGAAAGGGGTGGCGcggtataacaaaacacacaagacacTTTTACAGTTAGAAAGTGGGAGACCAGGAGCCATtctgttctgcagaacaaaggcacctaggctttagcccatgtgccttttattaaggaaggtgccCTTTGTAGGTGAGGGAGCAAGAACAGGCATAGGCAATGACAAAGCTACCTCTTAGtgaataacaaaggaaactattagcACTAGTGCATCCCTCTAGGGCATAGTGCTGCTGCTTATAGAATAGCATGGTTAATGCATAACTCGCTTGTCTTATCTTTGAAGGAGAccctgtactttagaactctgcatgagcagatatttgccttctgcagagttcagctgttCAGTTGtctccaacattttattttattttattttattttattttattttattttattttatttaattttttgtctttctgtcttttctagggccacacttgcagcatgtggaggtgcccaggctggggctccaatcggagctgtagccaccggcctacaccagagccatagcaacgtgggatccaagccacgtctgcaacctacaccacagctcagggcaacaccagatccttaacccactgagcaaggccagagatcgaacccgcaacctcatggttcctagttggatttgttaaccactgagccataatgggaactccagtctccaGCTTTTTATACATAGATTGGGAAATTGCTCAAACAATTTCAGCACTGCTTAATTTCAGCCCTCTCTAAAAGAGAGTTTCTTTCTTCACTGTATATcctgactcctttgtcatagattaattgaccaaaaatGCATGAGTCTGTATCTTGGTTATTCTATTCCTCTGatgtatgtgtctatttttgtgtcaCTATTTTACTATTCTGATgtgtgtagctttgtagtatggtttgAAGACAAGGAATTGATACCTccacctttcttctttttgctcaAGATACCTGGCTTTTTGGGGTCTCCTGTGGGTCCCCATGAATACCAGGATTTTTGTTCTGGTTCtatgagaaatgtcatgggtatttatATAGGGGTGGCATTAAGTCTGTGTATTGTTTTGGATagtatggactttttttttcttttttcttagggctgtacctatggcatatggaaattcctaggctaggagtcagatcagagctgcagctgctggcctatgccacagccatagcaacgggggatcccagcctcatctgcaacctacaccacagctcatagcaaatactggatccttaacccaactgtgtgaggccagggatcaaactcaaatcctcatggatactagttggagtcctttctgctgcaccacaatgggaactccattttaacaatgtaatttcttctaataGAGGACACAAgatatatttctgtgtttttgcaTCAtcatcaatttccttcatcaatatatttttttttgtcttttgtcttttgtcttttttgttgttgttgttgttgctatttcttgggccgatcccgcggcatatggaggtacccaggccaggggttgaatcggagctgtagccactggcctacgctagagccacagcaacgcgggatccgagccgcatctgtgacctacaccacagctcatggcaacgccggatctttaacccactgagcaagggcagggacagaacccgcaacctcatggttcctagtcggattcgttaaccactgcgccacgacgggaactcctccttcatcAATATTTGAGAGTTTTCATGGTACACGTTTTTCACCTTCTTCCTTAAGTTTATTTTCAGGTACTTTATTGCTTTTACTGCAATTTTAAACaggtttgttttcttgctttgtcTTTCTGTTAGTCATTGtaagtgtatagaaaagcaaaatgttccTGTTTGTTAATCTTGGATCCTCCAATTTTactggattcatttcttctaatatttttgttGGAGACTTCagtattttctgtatataatatcgTGTCATAGTCAAACAGTGATAATTTCACTTGTTCACTTTAATGGGACTGacttatttatctttcttatcAGATTGCttttgctaggacttccaacactacgTAAAACAGAAGTAGCGGGAGTGGGATCCTTGatcctgattttgttttatttatttttatcatttgggtgtttttttttcttttttattacttcatgaattttattacatttataggtgtacaacaatcatcacaaccaaattttacagtatttccatccaaaaccctcagtgtatcccccccaccccccaacttgtctcatctggaaaccatgtttttcaaagtctgtgagtcagtatctgttctgcaaagaagtccactgcgtccttttttcagattccacgtgtaagcGACTTGATCCTGGTTTTAGAGAAAAGGCTTTCTCTAATGTTGACCATCGAGTACAATAGTAGTTtttggtttgtcataaatggcctttattatgttgagatacattCCCTCTATTCCAACTTTGATGAAAGTTTGAACGTCATGAATGGgaggttgaattttgtcaaatgctttttctacatctattgagatgattatgtgatttttatctttcctttgttttaatgtGGTTGTCATAATGATCAATTGGTGGATTTTAAACAATTCTTGCACCCCTGGAAAAATTCCACTTGATAATTATGTCAAGTATGATTGTTCTTATAGATTGTTGAGTtccctttgctaatattttcttgaggatttttcgTCTATAATTAAGATATttatctatagttttcttttttgtagtgacTTTTCCTGTAGTGTCAGTGTAATAGTAGCCTTCGCACATGCGTATGGgagtgttcccttctcttcaattttttgaaatactttcaGAAGTATAGGCATTacctcttctttatatgttttgtagACTACCTTGTGACACTATTCTCTCCTGGCTGGGTATTTTGGGGTTACTAATTTAATTTCACCTCTAGTGATGAGTCTGTTCAGattgtctatttttcttcctaagaCAGTCTTTGAAGATTCCATGttttagaaatttatccatttgcTCTAAGTTCTCCAAATTCTTGGCATATGTGTTCATAGTATTATTATATTATGTATCcccataatatcacttataatttctcctctttcatgtcTCTTATTGTTTATTTGTAGCTTCTTTGTCTTAATGAGCCTGGCTAAAGGCTTAGCAAGTTTgtccatctttaaaaaatacagaaacagctcttggtttcatagatcttttctgttatttttttggtctctatcttatttatttcccttctgaccttttacattttattccatCTGCTGTTTTggggctttgttcttctttttctaattcctttagatggTAATGTAAGTGTTCtctgtgatatttttcttatattttgataCAGGcatgtattgttataaacttccctcttagaacttcttttgctgtgtCTTGCTGATTTGgaaagctgtttttattttcttttttttttgtcttttgtctttttgttgttgttgttgttgttgttgctatttcttgggccgctcccgcggcatatggaggttcccaggctaggggttgaatcggagctgtagccaccggcctacgccagagccacagcaatgcgggatccgagccgcatctgcaacctacaccacagctcatggcaatgccggatcgttaacccactgagcaagggcagggaccaaacccgcaacctcatggttcctagtcggattcgttaaccactgcgccacaatgggaactcccctgtttttattttcatttgaagcaAGGTATGTTCTGATTTATTCTTGGATTACTTTATTGATCCTAGGGTATTTTAGTATTATGTTATTATTCTCCACGTGATTTCCCTTTTCCCATTATTCTTTCTGTAATTAATTTGTAGTTCCATACCATTATAGTTGGAAAAGTGCTTTCTATAATTTCTATCATCTTAATTTTGCTGTAACTtcttttgtggcctagcatgtaatctatcctggaaaatattCCACATGCATTTGAAGAGTGTGCATTCTAATATTTGGGGCTGAAACATCTTGAAGCTAAGTCTGACTGGTCTCCTGTGTCACTTAAGAgcactgttgccttattgattttctatttggaTAATTTGTCTGTTGATATAACTGAGGTATTGTACTCAGTACTATTGTTATTGTACTAtggtcagtttctccctttatacctgtttgtatttgctttatttatttaggtgttCCCATAGttggtgcatatatgttaacaagTGTAATATTCTTTCAAGAAGAGTCCACATAATTATGTTGAAACTTTATCCTCAAAAAGGTGGAacataatatcctcttcttaaatgtGGGCTGCTCATAGTGACTTCCTTCTGCAGAATACACCGTGAAAAgggacaaaattaattttttatgagTGAACCAGAGGCACACTACCTCATCCAGGAAACACAAGTTACCATCAACAGTGATGAATTATCTTCATCGTATGTATCCTTGATAtgatgaaatgaaaatggaatgcACATTTCTGCAGTTCTCCTCCCAAAACACAGAAGTCCAGTATAATCAGGAGAAAATTCTCACTGTCATTTCAGTTAATTGGCTTCTACAAAATACCAGACTAGTGCTCCTCCAATCTGTCATGATCAGTAAAAATGAGGAATATCTTACATATTGTTATAGCAAAGAGGAGACTCAGGAGAATTGGCTATACCATGTATTTTGTTATCTGGATGGGtccttgaaaggaaaaataatatgcaggaaaaactaagaaaaatatgaataaagtatTAACTTTAGTGAATATGAATTGCTCAATATTATTTCCTTAACTATAACAACTCTACACACTAACATAAGATATTAACAGTGGTGTCCATAGGAACCATGTAGAAACGTTGCCATTTTTGTAAATCTAAGACTGTTCTAAAATAAAGTTCTTTTAAACAACACAACCATAATTGCATTTCTCCGGGCACACTTGAGTGAATTGTACGCTGTTTGTTCTAAGATGTTCCTCACAGTGCCTATATCCAGGGTAGGATTCTgtgcttgatttttttatttctattttttattgctaCATCTGaagcataggaggttcccaggctagggttccaaccagagctacagttgccagcctacaccacacccacagcaacaccagatctgagtgacATCTGCAAATTAAACTACatctcctggcaatgctggatccttaacacactgaacaaggccagggatcgaacctgcatcctcatggatactatttggatttgttaccaTTCAGCCAGAGTCAGAATTCCTGTGCTTGATTTAAAGCCATCTCAGTCGAGTGGCCATAGGGGAAAAAGGTCTCCTGAGCAACGTGGAAGGCTTCAGGTTGTTTACACGGTGTTTGACTTAGGAATTTGAAACCCTGGACTCAGCTTTTCATTGACCTATTTGTCCAGTAACATAAGACGCAAGCAACCcatgttattatatttattagtttGCCCTGAATGATTGAAATGGTCCCCAGATACTTCGTGCTGATTGAAGGTAGATGAGGATTATCCATTTAACTATGTTGCATATCTGTACTGCTGGATCAGGACATGGACTTTTCAATGATAGAAATAATGCATAAGCATCTTTACCAAAAATCAGATGAGAAAGTCATTTCCAGAAACCCAAGAATCATTATAAACTCTTCCTTACAGTCCATTTCTCTAGAATTACTCCTCGAAACAGTGGACTAACAAAATTAATTGTTTGACATTCCAAAAATGAAGTCGTatacagcaatgccaggaatcACAGGCACCTTTATGCCACCTTAAATTCAAGCAacctaagaaatgaaaagataatacgagaaaaaaggatgtttatatatgtatgactgggtctctatGCCTTACCGTGATcagcactataaatcaactatatcctaaaaaaaaaacttaaaaaaaagtaaaagtaatattATTCTCtttgtatatattacaaaagTGGTGAAAGCGATCTATGCTGCTAGATGTCACAGCAGTTGTTACATTTGCTGTAGTGATGTAGAAGGAACCAGTTCATATGTCTGTGCATTCCGACAAGATCTGTTTATTGATGCAGGTGGTGCATACAGAAATGTGTTCAGctgggcattcccatcatggctcagtggcttaagaacccaactaatatccataaggatatgggtttgatccctggcctcactcagtgggataaggatctggcattgctgtgagctgtggcgtaggtcacagtttggatctggtggctgtggcataggctggcaggtgtagcaccaattcagcccctggaccagaaacttccatatgccacaggtacagccctaaaaagaaaaaaaagaaagaaatgtcttcaGTTGGAGCAGTTTCATTGAGCTGTGCACTTAGGACttgtgcatgtatttttaaaaaattaaaatacatgtcaCCAAAAATATGGCATTTGAgagatttatatatattgttCTTACATTTTCGGACAGAATGAAAGGTATTAAATAGAATGAATCTGAgtagttttttaactttttaatttaaaaatttttattatggtttatttacaatgttctactaatttctactgtacatcaaagtgacccagttgtgcatatatatatatatatatatatatatatatatatatatatatacattctatttctcacattatcctccatcatgttccatcacaagtgattagatacatagtttcctgtgctatgcagcaggatcccattgcccatccactccaaattcaacagtttgcatttaccaaccccagactcccagtccatcccgctccctcctccccagaaaACATGAGTCTATCCCACATGTCTGTGATCTTTTCTGTCTTGTACATacatcatttgtgccatattttagactccacctACAAGTGATAACAtacggtatctgtctttctctttctgacttacttcattcactcagtatgagagcctctagttttatccatattgctacaaatcttttgtcttttttatggctgatagtACACTGTATACATGTAACACACACTcgtaatccattaatctgttgatggacatttaggttgtttccacgtcttggctgttatgaatagtgctgcaatgaatatttgggtgcatgtatctttttcttttttcttttttatattttattttatttatcatttatatatatatatattatatatatatatttctactgtatagcatggtgcatgtatctttttcaatggaaattttgtccatatatatgcccaggagtgggattgccttgtcatatgttagttctatatttagttttctgaagtatttccatagtgtttgtaccaatttacattcccaccaacaatgtaggagggttcccttttctctacatcctctccagtatttgttgtttgttgacttgttaatgatggccagtctaactggtgtgaggtgggacctcattgttgttttgtttgcatttctctaataattagtgaggttgagcattttttcaagtgccttCTGGATATCCTTtcatctttggagaagtgtctatttaggtgttctgctcatttttcaattgggttgtttgttttgttgttgttgaggttgagttgtgtgagttgtttgtatattttggagattaaaccttgtTTGGTTGAGTCATTTACAGaaatttcctcccattctgtatgctgccctttcattttttaatggtttccttgctgtgcaggAAGCCTGagattaattaggtcccattggtttatttctatcTTTACTGTCTTTAttccaggaggtggatcaaataagatgttgctgtgatttatgtcaaacggcgttctgcctgttttcctctaggagttttagagtgtGTGGTCTtacatttttcaaggaaagttttgtccagatatatgcccaggagtggaattgctgggtcatatggtagttctatgtatagttttctaaggtacctccatgctattttctataatggttgtaccagattacattcccaccaacagtgcaggagggttcccttttctccacacaccctccagcatttgttatttgtggacttattcatgatggccattctgacaggtgtgaggtggtgtctcatggtagttttgatttacagttctctaataatcagggatgttgagccttgtttcatgtgcttgttggccatctgtatatctttcttggagaaatgtctattcaggtcttttaccaatttttccattgggttgttggctttttttgctgttgagttgtataagttgcttgtatattttagagattaagcccttgtcagttgcatcgtttgaaactagtttctcccattctgtaagttgtctttttgttttctttttggtttcctttgctgtgcaaaagcatgtccgtttgattaggtcccattggtttatttctgcttttatgtctgtcgctttgggagacggacctgagaaaacattcgtaaggttgatgtca
Proteins encoded:
- the LOC125133245 gene encoding vomeronasal type-1 receptor 4-like, translating into MASRNVTIDVIFLTQTVVGLLGNFSLLCHYINLYFTGCRSRSTDVILQHLIVANFLALLSKGVPQTMAAFGCKFSPSDFGCKLIFFLHRVGRGVSMGSICLLSVFQVITISPQNSRWAELKAKAPQHIVPSMCLCWMLQMLVNVIFPLYVNGKLSDKNLTKTRDLGYCSAVCHNRTNDTLYALLLLLPDVSCLGLMLWASASMVFLLYRHKQQVQHIRRNIISPRSSPESRATRTILLLVSSFVYFYTLSSIFQVILTFFDNPSWFLVKISAIMAAWFPTVSPFLLMSRDSTVHSLYFAWIRNAKSPAIIRSMQIVYLSTMHSFQLFIHLLIHL